Below is a genomic region from Microbacterium sp. LWO12-1.2.
GACGATCGATACGCCGAACACGTACTGCCAGCTCGTCTCATACTGACCCACGAACTTGGTCAGGGCGACCGAGAGCGGCTGGTTCTTGTCGGTGGAGAGGATGACGAGCGACGCCGCGAACTCGTTCCAGCAGGCCACGAACGTGAACACGATCGCGGTCACGATGCCGGGCCACACGAGCGGCAGGTTGATCTTGAACAGCACCGTGAAGCGACCGGCGCCGTCGATCTGCGCCGCTTCGTCGATCTCCTTGGGGATGCCGGCGAAGAAGGAGTGCATGATCCACACCGCGAACGACAGGTTGAACGCCGCGTTGATGAAGATCATCGCCGCCCAGGTGTCTCCGAGGCCCAGAGTCGTGAACTGGCGGAACAGGCCGGACGTGAGCACGGCCGGCTGCAGCATCTGCGTCACGATCACCAGGAACAGGAAGACCATGCGTCCGGGGAACTTGAAGCGGGCCGTGTAGTACGCCGCGGGGAGTGAGACCGCGAGCACGAGCAGTGTCGCGAAGACCGCGATGATAATGGTCGAGATCAGGTTGTACGGCAGCGGCGTCTCGGGGGTCGACCACATCGTGAAGTAGTTCTCCCAGTGCCACTCGGTCGGGAGATAGGTCGGGTCGACCGAGCGGATCTGCGCCTTCGTCTTCACGGAGCCGAAGAACATGATCACGTAGGGCAGCACGAAGATCGCGAGTACGAGGAATCCGGCGGCGGTACGCAGGATGACCCGCGGCAGCGAAACCTGATCGGCGGTGTAGCGCCTTTTGCGTCCGGGCAGGGGTGGGATGCTGCGGCCGCCGCGGCCTGCGGTGGTGACGAGCTCTGTCTCGGTGACGGTCACGATCAGACCTCCTTCATGGGCTTGACGATCTTCACGTAGGCCGCGACGATCACGATCACGATCAGGAAGGCGATCACCGACAGGGCGCTCGCGACATCGACCTTCTTCTGCAGCTCGATGTACTTGAAGATCATCGTCATGATCGTGTCGGCGCCGTATCCGGGGATCGACCCGGTCATCACCTTCAGGATCGGCAGCGAGTTGAAGACGTTGATGATGTTGATGAGGATCGCGACGGCCAGCGCGCTGCGCAGCTGGGGCAGCACGATCGACCAGTAGGTGCGGGTGGCTCCGGCGCCGTCCATCTTCGCGGCCTCGAGCGCGTCGGCGGGCACCGCCTGGAGTCCGGCCAGGATCGTGTAGGTCGTGAAGGGCAGCGACACGAAGATCGCGATCACGATCGACCAGATGAACGCGGTCGTCGGGTTCTTGGTCCAGCCGTAGCCGACCGAGTCGGACGAGAGTCCGATGTCGTACAGGAACTTGTTGAAGACCCCGAAGTACGGCTCGAGGCTGTAGTAGAAGACCATGGTCGTCATCACGACGGATGCCGCCCAGGGCACGATCACGGCCATGCGCACGATCTGTCGCCCGGGGAAGGCCTTGTTCAGGATCTGTGCGAGTCCGAGTGAGATCACGACCGTGAACAGCACGACCGAGACGACCCACACGATGGTGCGGAAGAAGATCGGCCAGAACTCGGCGAAAGCGAAGACCGTGGCGAAGTTGTCGAAGCCCACGGAACCTTTGTCGAGCCCCGAGAGGGAGATGTCCCGCGTGGAGTTGTAGAACATGACGCCGGCGGGGAACAGCACGACGCCGATGATGAGCACCAGCGCCGGTGCGATCCAGGGCAGCGCCTGGAGGAGGTCCTTCCCTCGCGACCTCCCCCGCGGGGTGTCGGGGGTGCGGGGGCGACCAGTGGTCGCCCCCGCCAGGTTCGAGGACTGTGTCGTCTGGCTCATTCGTGTACCCGAACCTTCCCGATCGGCAGGCCTCAGCCTGCGTCGACCTGCGCCTGGATCTGCTTCAGCACGTCAGCAGCAGGCTGATCCTGCAGCTGGCCGAACAGGGACTTGAACGCACCGTCTGCGGCGGACCACTTGGCGTTCGTCGACGGGTAGAACTGCGCGTCGGGCAGCACGTCGAGGAAGGGCTTGAGGGCCTCCTCGCCGGAGAGCTGCTCGGCACCGGACTTGGTGACGGGGAGGAAGCCTTCGGCCTGCACCCACGGCACGTACACGTCGGCCGAGTAGTAGTAGTCGAAGAAGGCGGTGATGGCTTCCTTCTTGTCGTCATCGTTCTGGAACGCCATCAGCTGATCCATGACGCCGAGCGTGAACGGCGAGCCGTCCTTGGTCGGGATCGGCACGATGGAGTAGTCCAGGTCGGGGTTGCCCTCGGCGATCTGTCCGACCGTCGGCGGCAGACCCACCTGCATGCCGATCTTGCCCTGGATGAAGATGTCCATCAGCGGCGACCGCTGCGTCGATCCGGGGTCGGCCTGCGTCGCGCCGGCGTCGATCATCTTCTTGATCTGCTCGGCGCCCACGAGGTTCTCGGGGGTGTCGATCGTGATCTCGGATGCGTCGCCGAACGATCCGCCGCCGCCCCACAGCCACACGGCAGCCTCGGCCTGGGCCTCTTCGGAGCCGAGCGGCATGCCGTATCCGGCGACTCCGCCGCCGAGCGCCGACACCTTGGTGGCGGCATCCAGCAGCTCGTCCCAGTTGGTCGGGGCTTCGACGCCGGCCTGGTCGAGCAGCGCGTTGTTGACGAACAGTGCACGAGCCGACGCGATCAGCGGCAGCGCGTAGGCCGTGCCGTCGACCTCGGCGTTCTTGAGGAACGACTCCTGGAAGTCGGAGTAGACGTCATCCGAGACGACGTCCTTCACCGGGTACAGGAGCTCGTCGCCGACGAATCCGGCGAACGGTCCGCCGTTGTAGATGTCGGGCGCCTCGCCGGCCTGGATCTTGGTGGAGACGACCTTCTCGAGGTTGTCCCAGGACTGCACCTCGAGCTTGACCTTGATGTCGGGGTTGGCCTTCTCGAACCCCTTGATGACGGTCTCCCAGTTCGCCTTGGTGCCGTCGGAGTAGCTGGGGACCAGCAGGTCGAGTGTGGTCGACCCTCCGGCGTCGCCGCTGTCGCCGGTCGAACCGCCGAAGCCGCACGAAGCGAGCGTGAGTGTGGCGGTTGCCGCAAGAGCGACAGCGCCGAATCGCAGTGACTTCTTCATGTGTGTTGCATTCCTCACTGTGTGTGTGGGTTGCCGCTCCGTCGGACGGGTGCCGCTCGGGTGAGGAGTGACTCCGCCGTTCGGTGGAGGGGGCGCGGTGCACAGTCGCAGAGCACTTCACGCGACGGTGCGTGGTGATCGGTTCCGCCGGGTGGCGGTCGTGATCGTTCAAGTCGGTTCGACTCGAGTCCTCGACGTCGATGGGGCGTGGCGTCGAGGCGGTGGAACTTGTTCGATTATTTGTCAGGCGAATAAACAAATCAAGAAAATCCTCTAGCGGATCTCCATGAGCGCCATACTATGATCGACTGAAGGCTTAAACAATCACAATCACGCAAAGATTCTTGAGAAAGGCACTCCGATGACTGGATCGTCGCCCGGCGCACACATGCATGAAGAGCTCACCTCGCAGCCCGAGACCTGGGCCGCGGCCGCGGATCTCCGCGACGCTCAGGCCCTCCTCCCGGCTTCCGGAGCCCGCATCGCGGTCGTCGGATGCGGCACCTCCTGGTTCATGGCGCAGTCCTACGCAGCGCTGCGTGAGACCGCCGGCCTGGGCGAGACCGATGCGTTCGCGGCATCCGAAGCGTTCGTCGACCGCGGATACGACGCCGTCGTCGCGCTCACCCGCTCGGGCACCACCACCGAGGTTCTCGAACTGGTCGAGCGCGTCAAGGGACGCATCCCCACCATCGGCGTGATCGGCGACCCGGAGTCGCCCCTCGTCTCACTGGTGGACGAGGCCGTGCTGCTGCCGTTCGCCGACGAGAAGTCGGTCGTGCAGACACGCTTCGCCACCACCGCGCTCGCGCTGTTCCGCGCCTCGCTCGGAGAGGACCTCACCGCCGCGATCGCCGATGCTTCGGCCGTGCTCGCCGCTCCGGCGGACGACGAGCTGCGCGACGCCGACCAGTACACGTTCCTCGGCCGCGGGTGGACCACCGGTCTCGCCCATGAGGCGGCGCTGAAGATGCGCGAGTCCTCGCAGTCGTGGACCGAGTCGTACTCCTCGATGGAGTACCGTCACGGTCCCATCGCGATCGCGGCGCCCGGTCGTGTGACCTGGCAGTTCGGCGCGGCTCCCGAGGGACTCCGGGCGCAGGTCGAGGCGACGGGGGCGCGATTCGTCGAGCACCCCATCGACCCGCTGGCCGAACTCGTGCGCGTGCACCGGGTCGCCCTCGACCGCGCTCTCGCGCGCGGACTGGACCCGGATCAGCCCCGCAACCTCACGCGATCCGTCATCCTGGACGCATGACGCCGACGCACGACCGGAGCCGATGATGACCAGGTCTGACCCCGCCGCCTCCGTGCCCGACGCCGTGCGCGACGCCTCGGGCGAGGTGCTTGCGGCGGTTCGCGGGTTGGGTGCCGGCGTGCCGGTGCTGGCGTTCGATGTGGGAGGTACCGACATCAAGTCGGCGCTGTTCGATGCCGACGGCACCGCGCTCGGCCTCCGCCGCACTCCGACGCCGGTCGTCGACGGGGATCGCACCGAGGTGATCATCGAACGTCTCGGCGTGCTCGCGGCGGAACTGCGTGCGGCGCATCCCGACGTCGTGCCTCAGGCCGTCGGTCTCGTCGTGCCCGGCATCGTCGACGCGGAGGCCGGTCTCGGGGTGTTCGCCAGCAACCTCGGCTGGCACGATTCGCCGCTGCGCGAACTCGCGAGCGCGCGACTGGGTCTGCCGGTGGCTTTCGATCACGACGTGCGCGCGGCGAGCTGGGCCGAGCGCCTGCTCGGAGGGGCACGCGACTATGAGAATGCGGTGGTGCTTGTGATCGGCACCGGCATCGCAGGAGCGCTGCTCGTGGGCGGCGTGCCGTATACCGCGGGTGGATATGCGGGCGAGATCGGGCACTCGCCCGTCGCCGAAGGACCGATCTGCCCGTGCGGTGCGCGGGGCTGTCTGGAGGCCGTCGCCTCGGCCGGCGCCATCGCGCGCCGCTACCACGAGGCCACCGGGGTCGCCCCGAACGGCGCGAAAGACGTGATCGCCCGTGCGGCGGCCGGTGACCAGCCGGCGGCGGACATCTGGAACTCGGCGCTCGACGCGCTGGCGCTCTCGCTCGCGCAGCTGACGGCCGTGATCGCCCCCGAGGCCGTGGTGATCGGCGGAGGTCTGTCGCGCGCCGGTGGCGCGTTGTTCGACGAACTCCGCGAGCGCCTCGCCGCGCGACTGAGCTTCCACCGCCTGCCGGTGCTCGTCCCGGCGGAGCTCTCCGGCAACGCGGGTCTGCTCGGGGCGGCGCTGCGGGCGCGGGAGGTCGCATGATCCTCACCGTCACCCCGAACCCGGCCCTCGATCTCACCTGGCACGTCTCGCGTCTCACGATCGGCGAGACGCATCGCGCCGACGCCGGTGCCGTGCGGGCCGGGGGTAAGGGGCTCAACGTGGCACGGGTCGCGCATGCCGAGGGGGCGGCGGTGCGGGCGATCACGACCGCCGGCGGGCGCAGCGGCGCGGAGTTCGCGGAGGAGCTCGTGCGCAGCGGGGTGCCACACGCGCTGGTGCCGGTCGCGCAGGACACCCGTCGCAGCATCGCGATCGTCGACGAAGCCCTCGGCGACACCACGATCATCAACGAGCGCGGCCTCAACCCGAGCGACCAGGAGTGGGCCGACCTGCTCGCCGCCGTGGTCGACGCCCTCCCGAGCGCGCGCGTGCTCGTGATCTCTGGCAGCCTCCCACCCGGCGCTCCGGACGGCTTCCTGCCGCTGCTGATCGCGGTGGCGAAGGATGCCGGAGTGCCGGTGATCGTCGACACCTCCGGGCCCGCCCTGCTGCAGGCGGCGGACGCCGGGGCATCCGTCCTGAAGCCGAATCGCGCCGAGCTCGCGGAGGCCACCGGGATCACCGACCCCATCGACGGTGCACACGCGTTGCTCGCCCGAGGCGCAGAGCTCGTGCTGCTCTCGCTCGGTGCCTCCGGGATGCTGGCGGTCACGGCATCCGACCTCGTGCGCGCCCGCCTCGACGAGCCTCTCGCCGGCAACCCGACCGGTGCCGGCGATGCCGCGGTGGCCGCCTGTGCGGTGCTGTACGCCGAGGGTGAGCGCGACCCCGAACTGATCCTGCGCCGTGCGGCCGCCTGGTCGGCGGCGGCCGTGCTGATGCCCCTCGCCGGCGACATCTCTCCGCAGTGGCCGGCGCTCGCCGCGCAGCTGCGCGTCTCGCATCCCGACCCCGACGCCGTCCGGAAGGACCTCTCGTGACCCTCGTCTCCGCCCGTGAACTCGTCGCCGCCGCATCCGCGGCCGGCCGGGGGATCGGGGCCTTCAACGTGATCCACCTCGAGACCGCCGAGGGACTCGTGCGGGCTGCCGAGCTCGCGCAGCTGCCGGTGATCCTGCAGATCTCCCAGAACTGCGCCGACTACCACGGCGGCCTGGAGCCGATCGCGCTCGCGACGCTCGCCGTGGCCCGCCGCGCGCAGATGCCGGTCGCAGTGCACCTCGACCACGCCGAGCGGCCGGAGCTGGTCGATGAGGCGATCGCCCTCGGGTTCGGATCTGTGATGTTCGACGGTGGCGCGTTGCCCTATGACGACAACGTCGCGCTCACCGCCGCGGTGGCGGCGCGTGCCCACGCTGCGGGCGTCTACATCGAGGGTGAACTCGGCGAGGTCGGCGGCAAGGACGGTGCGCACGCGCCAGGAGTGCGCACGGATCCGGACGAGGCGCGGGCTTTCGTCGCCGCGACCGGTGTCGACGCGCTCGCCGTGGCCGTCGGCTCTTCGCACGCCATGATCGACCGCACCGCCTCCCTCGACCTCGACCTGATCGCCCGACTCCGCGCGGCGCTGCCGGTGCCACTCGTGCTGCACGGCTCGTCTGGTGTGGCCGACGATGTGATCGGCCAGGCCGTGCGCGCCGGCATGGCCAAGATCAACGTGTCGACGCATCTGAACGGACACTTCACGCGCGCCGTCCGTGCAGTGCTCGCCGAGGACGAGCGACTGGTCGACTCCCGCAAGTACCTCGCCCCGGCGCGTGAGGCTCTGGCGCTGGAGGCCGCACGGCTGTTGCGGCTGTTCGCCGGCGCCGAGGGCGATACGGTGGCGGGATGACACCCCTCGCGCACACGGCACCCGCCAGGGGGCGGCGATGAAGCGCGCCGCACGCCTGAACGCGATCCTCGATCTGCTGGCCGACGCCGGCGAGGTGACGGTCGAGGATCTGGTCGAGCAGTTCGGCGCCTCGGCCGCGACGACGCGTCGTGACCTCGACTCGCTCGCGGAGCAGCGGCTGCTCACCCGCACGCACGGGGGCGCGGTCGCGCAGGCGGTCGCCTACGAGCTGCCCATCCGCTACAAGAGCCATCTGCGCACGCACGAGAAGGCGGGCATCGCCCAGGCCGCAGCCGACCTGGTTGCCCCGGGCATGGTCGTCGGACTCTCCGGAGGCACCACGACCACCGCGATCGCCGCGGCCCTCGCCGCTCGCGACGACCTCGCCTCCGGCGCCGGGATCACGGTGGTCACGAACGCCGTGAACATCGCCGCCCAGCTGGCGACCCGCCCCGACATCAAGGTCGTCGTCACCGGCGGCGTCATCCACTCCCGCAGCTACGAGCTCGTCGGCCCCTTCGTCGAGCAGCTGCTGCGCGGCGTGCGCCTCGACATCGCCTTCATCGGTGTCAACGGTATGGATGCCGAGTCCGGCGCGACCACGCACGACGAGCGCGAGGCGGCCGTGAACCGCATGATGGCCGAGCGCGCCCGCCGCGCCGTGGTGGTCACCGACAGCAGCAAGCTCGGTGTCGTGGCTTTCGCCGCGGTCGGCGGCGTCGACCTGTTCCCGACCGTGCTGACGGATGCCGGAGCGGATCCCGATGCGGTGGCCGCGCTGCGGGACGCCGGGCACGAGGTACTGCTCGCCGGGTGAGGTGCTGAGGGCGGTCTCGAGTTCGGGGTGCCTGCCGGGTGGTCGCTCGCTCGGTATGAAGGAGATCTCGCGCTATGCAGGAGCGGATGCCGTGTCGGCACCTTCATTTCGCGCGATCTCCTTCTGGTCGTGCGCGCGTCCATCGGAATCGGTCGATGGGCGGTCCGCCTCAGAGCTGAGTTGCCCTGGAGTGCGCACCAGGCCGCAGAATCGGAAGCGGGAACTGATCCTGCAACAGAACGGGCTCCTCATGTCAGGCACACTCACTCCGCAGGCGACCGCCGAACGCGCAGGCGTCACGCTCGACACGCTCCGCTACTACGAGAGAGAGGGATTGATCGGGCCGATCGCACGCACGGCCGGCGGGCATCGGGCGTACGACGACGACGATCTGTTCTGGATCGGACTGGTGACGTGCCTGCGGGACGCCGGACTGGGGATCTCCGAGTTGCGGGAGTTCACCTCCCTCCTCCGCAGTGAGGGGAGCGCCAGGGATCGCGTCGCGTTCCTCCAGGAGCATCGGCGGGAGCTGCAGGAGCGGAAGAGGCGCATCGACCTCGCGCTCGGCGTGCTGGACGACAAGATCGCGCACTACCGGGAGCAGTCGACCAACGCGAACCCCGGATGAGCGCGGGCTTGACCTGGAGCGCGCTCCAGCATCCAGCATCGAAGCATGAAAGCACAGATGAACGCCCCCCAGATCATTCTCGGGACCATGGACCACGGCACTCGCGTGGACGAATCCACTGCATTCCGGCTTCTCGACCGCTTCGTCGAAGCCGGAGGGCACTGGCTCGACACCGCCAACTGCTACTCGTTCTGGAGTGACCCGAGCGGTCTGGGCGGTGCCAGCGAGCGGGTGCTCGGCGCCTGGATGCGGGCGAACCCCGGTGTGCGTTCTGCCATCGGCCTCGCCACCAAGGTCCGGCAGGACCCGCTGGTCGCTCACTCCTGGCCGGAGAGCGCGGAGGGACTCTCGGCGGACGCCATCAGGGCGGGACTCGACGGCAGCCTCGAGCGTCTCGGCGTCGATCATGTCGACCTGTTGTGGGCGCACGCGGAGGACCGGTCCGTCGATCTCGCCGAGACCGTCGCCGGCTTCGGAGAGGCAGTGGCCGAGGGCCGCGCCACCCGTATCGGCGCGGCCAACCACGCGTCCTGGCGGGTGCAGCAGGCGCGGGAACTCGCTCGCCGGCAGGGAATGGCCGAGTGGTCGGCGCTGCAGCTCCGGCACTCCCTCGTGCAGCCCCGTCCGGGCGCGACGGTCCCCGAAGCGGGCCACAAGCTCCTCCAGCCGGATGACCTCGACTTCGCGCGCGCAGAGGGGCTCCCGCTGTGGTGCTACACGCCCTTGCTGATGGGCGGATACACCCGAGCGGATCGCCCGTTCTCCGACGGCTACGCCCATCCGGGAACCGAGCGGGTGCTCCTGGTCCTCGACGAGGTCGCGCGCGAGACCGGAGCGACGCCGAACCAGGTCGTGCTCGCCTGGCTGATGAGTCAGGGGATCTCCCCGCTCGTCGGGGCGAGCAGGGTGGAGCAGATCGACGAGGCGATGGGAGCGCGAGAGGTCACACTGTCCGCGCACCAGCTGCGGCGATTCGCGGATGCCCGTTGAGCAAGGACCTGGTCGGGGCGGCGCGGTAGGCGAATGGTGTCCACACACAACGAAGGCCTCGGCGTCCCCACAACGCCGAGGCCTCGCGAGCGCGTCACGGCTGCATACCGCTGCACACTCTGAGTAGTTGGTGTCCGCGTCGTCTCGCACTCCCCAGTGCGCGAGACTCCGCGTTGACTGCGCCTCCCTTGCGCCTCGACCCTCCGAGGCCCTCCGCATGACACCTTCCGAAGAACAGGAGCGCTTCCCCTCTCCGGTGATACACCGAATGGAGAAAAAGTTCAGAATCCACTGCCGTGGCACTGGAACGGCGCGCGATGGCCGGTCGAGACGGATGCCGCAGCCAGCGCTGCCGCGGGGGTCGCACCGCCGGCGAGCTCGACATGCACCGCGCCGAGCAGTTCGCACGCCACGTCATCCGGCACCACCACCGGCGCCGCGATCACGCACCGCGTTCCTGCGTGCAGCCACACCCGCGTCATGCCGAGTGCCTCCTCGCCCCAGCGCACCGAGGAGCGCCCGAGCTCGCACGCCGAGAGGATCACGGTGTCTGGCACGGTCGGGATCAGATCGACGTCGTACCCGAACAGGGTGCCGTCGGCGAGCTCGAATCCCGAGAACAGCGGATTGTCGACCGCATGACGCCCGTGGGCGGCGATGTGCAGCAGGTCGGTCGTGCCGGCGAGGGTCGTGACGGCCGAGACGGTCGCCTCCGGTCCGTGCAGCTGCACTGCGGGTACGCCCCACGCCGCGGCCGCCTGCCGGATCTCCTCACCGGCGCGCGGAACACGAGGGCCCGCGGCGAACCCGATGCGGGCACCCCTCTCGCCGGGATGCCGACGATCGGCACTCCACCGAGAGACCGAGGTCGCGAGCGTGAACGGGGTGCCGTGCATGCCGGGCAGCATCGCCCACGGCACCCCGGCGAGGATGCCGGGCGAGGTCACCACCAGTTGCCGCGCCGATCCGCGCACGGGGGAGAGCAGCTCGGCGTCGAGCAGGGCCAGGCGCGCGTCGAGCGAGCGGGCGATCACCTCGGCCATGGGTCCACCGCGTGTGAGGGCGGCGACGTCGAGATCAGCGCGCAGTCCGTCGAGCGCCGACTGCACGCGCGACAACGACAGATCGACGATGCGCGCAGCGGATGCCGTCACCACGACGCAGTGCAGCGCAACGCCCGTGAACACGTAGGCGAGCACGGCGGTGTCGGCATCGAGCAGCGCCGTGGTCTCTGCGAGGTCCACGCGTTCGCGGGTGCCCCCGGAGCCGGTCGAGGACCATTGCCGTTCCCGCACCCGATCGCGCAGCACGCGCACGCGGTCATAGGTCGTCCAGTCCTGACCGGCGAGGTCGGCGCGCAGCATCCGCAGTTCGGCGAGATCCGTCGCGAGCGCCTCGTCGTGCGGAGGGCGCAGCGGCGCGACCTGCTGGCTGAGATGCCGGGCTCGCTCGGACCAGGCGAACAGCGTCTCCGGATCGCGGGTGCGCGCGGCGGCGGTCAGCCCGGCGAAGACGAGTTCGCTCCCCTGCATCGCGACCGACGCCTGCAGGTCGAGGGCGCCGAACGACTGCTGCCATCCCGCGAGCAGGTCGAGGCCGTCGGCCGCGGCGCGCAGGGCATCGCGGGGGCGTCCGGCTGCGGCGGCCCGCGCTGCCTGCACTTCGTGCACGCGCAGCCGCAACGGCGCGGGGGCATCGTCGGCGACCATCGGCAGACGTCCACCACCGTCGCGTCGGGCGCTGAGCCGCAGGGCCGTCGCCTCGGTGCGAAGACCGGTGCGATCGAGCGCGGTCGCCGTGCGCCTCAGCTCGTCTTCGCCGGGGCGCCGCCGTGAGCCGCCGCTCAGCCCGGCCTCGAGTCGCACGGCGTCGGCGCGCGCCTCCCAACCGGCACTGCCCAGGGCCGCGAACCGGCGGGCCGCGGTGCGTGCTGTGCGTTCGGCGGCGGTCGCGTCGTGGCGCAGCAGCGAACGAGCGAGGTGCAGCTCGGCCTCGCCTCTGGCCTGCCGCATCCGCTGCGCCCCGAACTGCACAGCCACCTGGCCGAGCAGGGTCTCGGCCTCGGTCGTGAGCCCGGCGTCGCGCAACACCTCGGCGCGGTCGAGGTCGCTGATCGCCGCGGCCAGATCGCTGGTCGCCGCGAGGGTCGGCCGCGAACGGGTCATGAGGGCGAGCGCGGTGACCAGGTCGCCCCCGAGCAGTGCCGCATAGCCGAGGTTGTGACGTGCCTCCGCGAGAGGTTCCTCGTCGCCGTTCGCCTCGTACACGGCCACCGCGCGCTGCAGGTCGGCGGTGCAGGCCTCGAGCTGGTGCTGCTGCATCCGCAGCATCGACCGGTTCATGAGGCAGTTCGCGAGCTCGGTCGTCTCGGCGCTCATCGCCTCGATGGAACGCGTGAGCATCCGCTCTGCTTCGTCGAGCCGTCCGGAGTGCATCAGCAGTGTGCCGAGCTGCCCGCTGAGCACCGCGACCGTCTCGTCGCGCAGCCCGTCACGGTCGAGGGCACCCCGGCACAGGCGCTCGGCCTCCGCCGGCTCTCCGGTCTGCGCGAGCACGTAGGCCCTGGTGCCGTCGATGCGGGCGCGCAGGTCCGGGTCGTCCGTACGAGCGGATGCCGTCGTCAGCGCACGCCGGGCCGCCGCGAACCGTCGGGAGTTGGCCGCTTCGACCCCGCGCCGGTGCAGCTCTTGTGCAGACAGGGGCATCGTCCCAGAATGCCGTGCCCCGCCCCCGGGCGGAAGAGCCGGTGGTGTCGACATCCGCCCCCGCCTCCCGGCCCTGCCTCCGTGTCGGGCTACGTGGCGGCATCCGCGCCTGCCTCCCGCCCCTGTATCCCGCCCCTGTATCCCGCCCCTGTATCCCGGCTCCTGCCCACCGCCCCTTGCCCACCGCTCCTTGCCCACCGCTCCTTGCCCACGGCCCCCTGCCCACCTGCAGGAGGAATGGCGGGATGCAGGAGGACTTGCCGTGGATTCCTCCTGCATCCCGCGGAATCTCCTGCAGGTCGCGGGAGGGTGGTGCGGGTGGCGCGCCCGGTGCAGGCCGCGCGGGTGAGCGAGTGGTGCGGCAGGGGCGCCGGGTTCAGTCCACCGGGGAGGGCAGCGTCGCCACGACGGCCTTGACGGCGGATGCCGCGTCCACGCGCCCGACCCCGATCATGCCGAGGTGCGCGGCGATGAGCCCTGCGACGTAGGGGGCGGCGAACGAGGTGCCGCTCCACACGGCGAAGCCGCCGCGGTAGTCGTCCGGGTCGATCGTCTCGCGGTGCAGTCCTTGGATGTCGGCCCTGGTCGTCG
It encodes:
- a CDS encoding CHAT domain-containing protein, which codes for MPLSAQELHRRGVEAANSRRFAAARRALTTASARTDDPDLRARIDGTRAYVLAQTGEPAEAERLCRGALDRDGLRDETVAVLSGQLGTLLMHSGRLDEAERMLTRSIEAMSAETTELANCLMNRSMLRMQQHQLEACTADLQRAVAVYEANGDEEPLAEARHNLGYAALLGGDLVTALALMTRSRPTLAATSDLAAAISDLDRAEVLRDAGLTTEAETLLGQVAVQFGAQRMRQARGEAELHLARSLLRHDATAAERTARTAARRFAALGSAGWEARADAVRLEAGLSGGSRRRPGEDELRRTATALDRTGLRTEATALRLSARRDGGGRLPMVADDAPAPLRLRVHEVQAARAAAAGRPRDALRAAADGLDLLAGWQQSFGALDLQASVAMQGSELVFAGLTAAARTRDPETLFAWSERARHLSQQVAPLRPPHDEALATDLAELRMLRADLAGQDWTTYDRVRVLRDRVRERQWSSTGSGGTRERVDLAETTALLDADTAVLAYVFTGVALHCVVVTASAARIVDLSLSRVQSALDGLRADLDVAALTRGGPMAEVIARSLDARLALLDAELLSPVRGSARQLVVTSPGILAGVPWAMLPGMHGTPFTLATSVSRWSADRRHPGERGARIGFAAGPRVPRAGEEIRQAAAAWGVPAVQLHGPEATVSAVTTLAGTTDLLHIAAHGRHAVDNPLFSGFELADGTLFGYDVDLIPTVPDTVILSACELGRSSVRWGEEALGMTRVWLHAGTRCVIAAPVVVPDDVACELLGAVHVELAGGATPAAALAAASVSTGHRAPFQCHGSGF
- a CDS encoding aldo/keto reductase — encoded protein: MKAQMNAPQIILGTMDHGTRVDESTAFRLLDRFVEAGGHWLDTANCYSFWSDPSGLGGASERVLGAWMRANPGVRSAIGLATKVRQDPLVAHSWPESAEGLSADAIRAGLDGSLERLGVDHVDLLWAHAEDRSVDLAETVAGFGEAVAEGRATRIGAANHASWRVQQARELARRQGMAEWSALQLRHSLVQPRPGATVPEAGHKLLQPDDLDFARAEGLPLWCYTPLLMGGYTRADRPFSDGYAHPGTERVLLVLDEVARETGATPNQVVLAWLMSQGISPLVGASRVEQIDEAMGAREVTLSAHQLRRFADAR